In one Gammaproteobacteria bacterium genomic region, the following are encoded:
- a CDS encoding glutathione S-transferase N-terminal domain-containing protein has translation MIIPARGRSLISVYSVSDSYDSHRIRFLLKTKNISSVDIIEVDPLDPPEDLIHINPYHSTPTIVDRDLALYGTTVITEYLDERYPHPPLMPPDPVTRAKLRLYTYRIEKDWLTYIPRLESGSPDEKQKAIDELTAKLNASVDLFSQSKFFLSDDMTLVDTCLAPFLWRLEYYGVDWEDLPKPIRTYAHMIFRKEAFKQSVSEQEREMRFDF, from the coding sequence GTGATAATTCCTGCGCGTGGCCGTTCATTAATTTCTGTGTATTCAGTTTCTGACTCGTATGATAGTCACAGAATCCGTTTTTTATTAAAAACTAAAAATATCAGTAGTGTTGACATTATTGAAGTTGATCCCCTTGATCCCCCTGAAGATTTAATTCATATCAATCCTTATCACTCAACTCCAACGATAGTTGACAGAGATTTGGCGTTATATGGCACAACAGTTATTACTGAGTATTTGGATGAACGTTATCCGCATCCCCCTTTGATGCCACCGGACCCTGTTACTAGAGCGAAGCTGAGATTATACACATACCGCATTGAAAAAGATTGGTTAACCTATATTCCAAGATTGGAAAGTGGTTCCCCTGACGAAAAACAAAAAGCGATTGATGAATTAACTGCTAAATTGAATGCCTCCGTTGATTTGTTTTCCCAATCAAAATTTTTCCTGAGTGATGATATGACGCTAGTTGATACTTGCCTTGCACCATTTTTGTGGCGTTTGGAATATTATGGTGTCGATTGGGAAGATTTACCAAAACCCATCCGAACTTATGCTCATATGATTTTCCGAAAAGAAGCATTTAAACAGAGTGTTTCAGAACAAGAACGTGAAATGCGTTTTGATTTCTAA
- a CDS encoding ClpXP protease specificity-enhancing factor has product MNSSKPYILRALHEWISDNECTPLILVNAKGEDVMIPSGIDEDGKVVLNVSYGATNNLELANEGVLFDARFSGVSHNLFIPMNSVLAIYARENGQGMMFGEDDDNTPEPPKPDTTSKEKKSPNDKGFLKVVK; this is encoded by the coding sequence ATGAATTCTTCAAAACCATACATTCTTAGAGCATTGCACGAATGGATTAGTGATAATGAGTGCACACCTTTAATTTTGGTGAATGCTAAGGGCGAAGATGTGATGATTCCATCAGGGATTGATGAGGATGGAAAAGTCGTATTAAATGTATCCTACGGTGCGACCAATAATCTTGAGCTTGCTAACGAAGGTGTTTTGTTTGATGCCCGATTCTCGGGTGTGAGTCACAATCTGTTCATTCCTATGAATAGTGTTTTGGCAATTTATGCGCGTGAAAACGGACAAGGAATGATGTTTGGTGAAGATGATGACAACACCCCTGAACCTCCTAAACCTGATACAACATCTAAGGAAAAGAAATCTCCAAATGACAAAGGCTTTCTCAAAGTGGTAAAATAA
- a CDS encoding response regulator transcription factor, with the protein MKILVIEDNTDIAANIVDYFEDKGHILDYAADGITGLHFAVTHDFDVIILDLMLPGMDGLEICKKLRHDTDKNTPVLMLTARDTLEQKLQGFDSGADDYMVKPFALQELEARVTVLANRRNNNSKKVLQVGDLEYDTNTFIVKRAGNPIEMNPTGLKLLKHLMEASPWVVPRHELELKVWGEEMPDSDSLRVHIHGLRAIIDKPFEKPLIHTRHGIGYRIADLDEVSK; encoded by the coding sequence ATGAAAATTTTAGTAATTGAAGACAATACCGACATCGCTGCCAATATCGTAGATTATTTTGAAGACAAAGGTCATATTTTAGATTATGCGGCAGATGGAATCACCGGTTTACATTTTGCAGTCACTCATGATTTCGATGTTATTATTTTGGATTTAATGTTACCAGGTATGGATGGACTGGAAATTTGCAAAAAATTACGCCATGATACCGATAAAAACACTCCGGTGCTTATGCTCACAGCCAGAGACACACTCGAACAAAAACTTCAGGGGTTTGACTCAGGAGCCGATGATTACATGGTTAAACCTTTTGCGTTGCAAGAACTTGAAGCAAGAGTTACGGTTCTTGCCAATCGCAGGAATAACAACTCTAAAAAAGTATTACAGGTGGGCGATTTGGAATATGATACAAATACTTTTATTGTTAAGAGAGCAGGAAACCCTATTGAAATGAATCCGACCGGGTTGAAGCTATTGAAACATTTAATGGAAGCATCACCGTGGGTTGTTCCACGTCACGAGCTTGAACTAAAAGTTTGGGGTGAAGAAATGCCTGATAGTGATTCGCTCAGAGTTCATATTCATGGACTTAGAGCGATAATAGACAAACCTTTTGAAAAACCATTGATACACACACGTCACG
- the xrtH gene encoding exosortase H, producing the protein MLRFTIIFIVLVLVMFSLELMEPIRQAVILPFTGFLATFSAVIMQFFDSNVVSNADVIMNRENSSHAVRIAAGCNGVEAVIVLFAAIFAFPSSFKHKLIGFVLGFFAIQFVNVIRIISLFYLLAWDKTWFDWFHLYLWQALIILDALIVWLLWLRFLPKKNTENLNDNATV; encoded by the coding sequence ATGCTACGATTCACAATAATATTTATAGTTTTAGTTCTGGTGATGTTTTCACTGGAGTTAATGGAACCCATCAGACAAGCTGTCATTTTGCCCTTTACCGGCTTTTTAGCCACATTTAGTGCAGTCATCATGCAATTCTTTGACTCAAATGTCGTTTCCAATGCAGATGTAATCATGAATAGAGAAAATAGTTCTCATGCTGTCAGAATCGCAGCCGGTTGTAATGGAGTAGAGGCCGTGATTGTTCTCTTTGCAGCAATATTTGCTTTCCCTTCCAGTTTTAAGCACAAACTGATAGGATTTGTTCTCGGCTTTTTTGCGATACAGTTTGTCAATGTTATCCGAATTATTTCACTTTTTTATTTGTTAGCATGGGATAAAACCTGGTTTGACTGGTTTCATTTGTATCTTTGGCAGGCTTTGATTATTCTGGATGCTTTGATTGTTTGGTTGCTTTGGCTAAGATTTCTGCCGAAGAAAAATACTGAGAACTTGAATGATAATGCTACAGTTTAA
- a CDS encoding DUF962 domain-containing protein produces the protein MSEKKYHSFKEFYPFYLGEHSNKTCRLLHVIGSTLVVALIVYVIFSKQYLLLLLAPVIGYGFAWVGHFFFEKNVPATFTYPLYSFIGDWVMFWQVITRKIKL, from the coding sequence ATGAGTGAAAAAAAATATCACAGCTTTAAGGAATTTTACCCGTTTTACTTGGGAGAACACAGCAATAAAACATGTCGTTTGCTCCATGTTATTGGTTCTACTTTGGTCGTTGCATTAATTGTTTATGTCATATTCAGCAAGCAGTATCTATTGTTACTGCTTGCTCCTGTTATTGGATATGGTTTTGCTTGGGTAGGACATTTCTTCTTTGAAAAAAATGTTCCGGCAACCTTCACTTATCCGTTATACAGTTTCATTGGTGACTGGGTGATGTTTTGGCAAGTAATAACCCGAAAGATTAAACTGTAG